A region of the Falco biarmicus isolate bFalBia1 chromosome 10, bFalBia1.pri, whole genome shotgun sequence genome:
TGTTCGCCTCCTGGTCCGCCTGGGTGTCCTCTGCGCCTCGGCCGCTCAAGTCGCTTTGCCATTTCTCCCGGGCATCGCtagcaggaggagaaaaggcCACCTGAACTAAGCAGCATTTAACTCCACTCGGTGTTGGTTTCCTCACTCCTGCAAAACTAACTTTTCCACAGGACTCCTCGGGGTGAGATTCAGTTGTCTGGGAACCACCGTGGAATCCAGAACTGTTACAGGGAGAGCTCCTTATCGCCAGGAACGGAGAGGCAGGGAATCTGCCTCCTCAGGAGGATAAGAGGAAAGGCTCACACTGATGTGGGAGGAGAGGCACCATTCCTACAGCGACAGGCTGCTCAGACACAAACGGCTcccccaccactgcccttcTAGGCCAAAAGCTCGGTACAAGAGAAAGGACTTCACTCCCACCAGAATGCTGGATCCCTAGCTACTCATTGTTAACAAGTCAAATAGCATCCATTACCTGATCACTCTAGCAGCCCAAGCACCACCAGGTCCTCTTCGGGCAGCTTCATAATTCCCACGAGCGTGGAAATATTTGTCAGCACCTATATAATTTGCTTCGCGCATGTCCCGGTATGCCCTGTACATATCCCATGCCcctgaagaaagaagagaaacagaggTGATGACTAAAGAGTCATCCCAGAAAGAGTCAAGCACCATTTCAGCCAGGAGCTGGAAGGCCCAAGGAGCAGTAACACCGGGAGGTGCTTCCCCACATCAGCCCTTGCACAGGGCTGAGCCCACGGGAGGGGCCGACAGGGGCTGATCAAGGccctcttccagcagcaggacacagtGAGGTCCCTCACGTGGAGCAGCGGACCCCCCAGCTCCGAGGGCTGCGTCCATACCGCCAGTAACCTGTGCTCGGGGAGGGGGTTCCTGAGGGAAAGCTAACAGCGGCTTACCTCCCACTGCATCCCAGACAAATCGTCCGCTTTCGCGTATTCCTGGTATGTCAGCATTTGCGCATACAATAAAGGAGAGCAACACAAGGCAGACACAGAGCCTCATGGTTCCCAGCCCGAGCCTGACACGGAGCTGCAAGACAATCAAGAGAGATGAGCAGCTCTGGATCACCTCTGAGGGACTGCCGACAGGGCACCCATCACACCCATAGCTGTGCCCgggcagctgccccagcgcTGATGGCTGTAGCCCAGGAGCCCGCTTCTCCCTCCACAAGGAGTGACACCCTCTGCCTGACCACAAGCTTAGCCAAGCACTCAGCAACAGAGGCAGATGGACACGAGAAACCTGCATTTTAGCATTCCCTGCTGCGGCTATCGTAAGTACAGGGAAGCCCCACGTGCTAAAGCATTAGTCCTGCTCCTGAACGCCAGCTAAACCTATCACATACAGCTCACATATAGCTCAGAGTATCACTCACCactgaaaaaaggcaaagccaaAGGAGATGGAGCTTGTCTTTTCTGCTCTCAGGCTCAGAGAGGGTATT
Encoded here:
- the LOC130156164 gene encoding serum amyloid A protein-like, translating into MRLCVCLVLLSFIVCANADIPGIRESGRFVWDAVGGAWDMYRAYRDMREANYIGADKYFHARGNYEAARRGPGGAWAARVISDAREKWQSDLSGRGAEDTQADQEANKWGRSGGDPNRYRPAGLPSKY